The sequence below is a genomic window from Methylophilus sp. DW102.
GCCCACCTTGGCATCAATCAACTTGGGGTGCGGGGCGAATACGGCATTGACGCCGCTATCCACCACATGCAGCTCAAACCCATGCTGGCGCGCAAACACATTAATGGCGGCACCGCCATTTAAAAAGTTGAATACCATTTGCGCCGTCACCGCTTGCGGATAAGGGCTGACGCCTTCGGCGACGATGCCATGATCACCTGCAAACACCAGCATGGTGGGCTGTTGCAACACCGGATGTATGGTTTGCTGGATCAGCCCCAGTTGCATGGCCAGGGCTTCCAGCCGCCCAAGGGCGCCTAAGGGTTTGGTTTTTTGGTTGATCTGCTGGGCCAGCGCGGCTTGCAAGGTCTGGTCTTCGATGGGAGTGATTTGAAATGTTTGCATATTGTTATTTTACCGGGCAAAAAGGTCAGTCTGGCAGAATTGTTAAACGCTTTGGCGTCTACACCGCTGCCTGAATAAAAAAGCCCCGCAACTGCGGGGCAAATGGCTAAGGAAGCAACACGTGAATCAACCTATTTTAACGGGAACATAGAGTTTGCTGTCCCCACGCATGACCAATAGGGCCACATTCTTGCTGTTTTGCGTTAACTTGTCCTGCAACTGGCTGACGCTTTTCACCTGATCGCCATTGACGGCCAGAATGACGTCACCTGGCTGGATGCCGGCATTGGCGGCAGGACCTTTGCCCACCTCTTCCACCAGCAAGCCCTGCTTAAGTTGCGTCTGTGCCAGCTCTTGCGAAGTGAGCGGGCGCACACTTACGCCTAATCTGGCTTGCTTGCTATCCATGCTGGCAGCAGGGTCTGCCTGCGCGGTTTGCATTTCATCAATACGCACAGTCAGTTTCTTCAGCTGTTTGTTGCGCAAGACTTCAACGCTGACCGTACTGCCCGGCTTGATACTGCCCACCATGGGCGGCAAATCGCTGGAGCGGTCTATTCTCTGACCATTAAACTTCAAGATCACATCACCAGGTTCTAGGCCGGCTTTATCCGCAGGGCCATTTTTCTCGACATTGCTGACCAGGGCGCCATTGGGGGCCTGCAAGCCAAATGAAGAAGCTAAATCCTGGTTAATGGCTTGCACACCAATGCCCAGACGGCCACGGCTGACTTTGCCTTTTTCGAGCAACTGCTGCTCAATGCCCATGGCCACATCAATCGGGATCGCAAATGACAGGCCCTGATAGCCACCGCTACGGCTGTAAATTTGCGAGTTAATGCCAATGACCTCACCATTCAGGTTGAAGAGCGGCCCGCCAGAGTTACCGGGGTTAATGGCCACGTCAGTCTGCAGAAAAGGCACATAGCCTTCGTCTGGCAAGGCGCGGGATTTGGCCGAGATAATGCCTGCTGTCACCGTGTTGTCAAAGCCGAAGGGCGAGCCTATTGCCACGACCCAGTCCCCCACATTGCTGCTTTTGGTACTGCCAATACGGACAGTCGGCAAATCTTTGGCATCAATTTTCAGCACTGCCACATCGGTCAGCTTGTCCACGCCGACCACCTTGGCTTGGAACTCACGCTTGTCAGACAGTTTGACGGTCACCACATCGGCTTTATCCACCACGTGGGCATTGGTCAGGATCACGCCATCAGACTTGACGATAAAGCCTGAACCCAGGCCATTCATCGGCGTTTCGGTTTGTGGCATATTGGGCTGAAACCGGCGGAATAACTCAAACATGGGGTCGCTAGGATCCATGCCCGGAATCCCGGCGGTTTTCACGGTGCCACTGACGCTGATATTGACCACGGCAACGCCCTGGGTAGAAGCGATACTGGCAAAGTTAGGCAGCGTGATGTAAGCACTTGGCGCGGTCATGGTTTTGGCCGACACCGGCGCAGTCGCCTGCGCATGATTCACCAGCGTGTAGCCTTTCATCCAGTAGCCAGCACCAAACAGTGCTGCCACGGCCAAGGGCACAGACACCCAATGCGTCAATTTTGATTGTAAGAACGATTGCATCACAGTTTCCTTTCTTCTGCATCAATCAAGTTGTGTCCTTTCTTGCAGGACCATTCAGCGCTTATGAGCTTTAAAACAGGGCCTAAGTTTCCGAATTTTTGTAACCGAATTGTATCGGGAGAAATTCCCGCTCACCGTCACACCAACATCACCCCTAAAAAGGGTCCGTGTTACACTGCGGTCTTTGCTTTTTTGAGTTGGAATGGCAAAGCTCGCCCGTTTTTTAAAGCCATATTGGCCGCGGCGCATGACCGGGTCGATGCGCGACTACGCACGGGCGGCGCTGGGCGCAGGCCTGGGGATTTTGCTCACTGGCGGGATGGCCGGCCTGGTCATCGCAGAAGCGCCAGCTGCAGACTGGCATACTGCTGTGTTCCTGATTGCGCCCATGGGGGCCTCGGCCGTCATTTTGTTTTGTTTGCCATCCAGCCCGCTGGCACAACCGTGGGCCTTGCTGGCAGGCAATACGCTGGCCGCCTTAAGCGGGGTATTGTTTGCACAATGGTTGCCAGATTTTCCGGTCGCCGCCGCAGCGCTTGCCATGCTGTCGGCTATTGTGCTGATGTTTGCCTTTCGTTGCCTGCATCCGCCTAGCGGCGCGGTGGCCCTGACTGCCGTGTTGGGCGGCGAATCAATCTGGCAACTCGGCTTTGGCTTTATCTGGTGGCCGGTGCTGGCAAACAGCCTGTTACTGGTACTCACAGCCTGGATTTACCATCGTCTGACCGGCTATCGATACCCGGTGGCGGATCATGACCATGCCGCAGCGACGCCCACGCACATGCGCTACCAGTTTGGATTCACGCCTGAAGATTTGCAGCAGGCACTGGGGCAGTCTCACGAAGTGCTGGACATTCACCCCTCGCAATTACAACACCTGCTGGAGCAAACCGAATTGATTGCCTACCACCGTAAACTGGAGGCGATTACCTGCGAACAGATCATGCGGCCAGTGGAGACCACCTTTGAATATGGCGACCCTCTGGAAGCCGCCTGGCACACCATGCTGGCGCAGACCGAGCCTGCGGTGCCTGTAGTCAACAAGGCAAAGCTGGTGATAGGGATATTGAGCCTGTCAGACTTTGTGCGGCATGCCCAAGCGAGCAGTTATCGCGAAGTGGGGCCTGCCCTGCAGCGACTGATCCGCTGGTCACCCACCACGCATAGCGACAAAGCGGAAGTTGTCGGCCAAATCATGACCACGCCAGCCATCACCATCCAGGCCCAGATGCATCTCA
It includes:
- a CDS encoding HPP family protein, translated to MTGSMRDYARAALGAGLGILLTGGMAGLVIAEAPAADWHTAVFLIAPMGASAVILFCLPSSPLAQPWALLAGNTLAALSGVLFAQWLPDFPVAAAALAMLSAIVLMFAFRCLHPPSGAVALTAVLGGESIWQLGFGFIWWPVLANSLLLVLTAWIYHRLTGYRYPVADHDHAAATPTHMRYQFGFTPEDLQQALGQSHEVLDIHPSQLQHLLEQTELIAYHRKLEAITCEQIMRPVETTFEYGDPLEAAWHTMLAQTEPAVPVVNKAKLVIGILSLSDFVRHAQASSYREVGPALQRLIRWSPTTHSDKAEVVGQIMTTPAITIQAQMHLMHTIPLMTSHHLQLLPVVDTSNKLVGLLTQTDVIRALYR
- a CDS encoding DegQ family serine endoprotease, producing MQSFLQSKLTHWVSVPLAVAALFGAGYWMKGYTLVNHAQATAPVSAKTMTAPSAYITLPNFASIASTQGVAVVNISVSGTVKTAGIPGMDPSDPMFELFRRFQPNMPQTETPMNGLGSGFIVKSDGVILTNAHVVDKADVVTVKLSDKREFQAKVVGVDKLTDVAVLKIDAKDLPTVRIGSTKSSNVGDWVVAIGSPFGFDNTVTAGIISAKSRALPDEGYVPFLQTDVAINPGNSGGPLFNLNGEVIGINSQIYSRSGGYQGLSFAIPIDVAMGIEQQLLEKGKVSRGRLGIGVQAINQDLASSFGLQAPNGALVSNVEKNGPADKAGLEPGDVILKFNGQRIDRSSDLPPMVGSIKPGSTVSVEVLRNKQLKKLTVRIDEMQTAQADPAASMDSKQARLGVSVRPLTSQELAQTQLKQGLLVEEVGKGPAANAGIQPGDVILAVNGDQVKSVSQLQDKLTQNSKNVALLVMRGDSKLYVPVKIG